From one Streptomyces sp. R41 genomic stretch:
- the purE gene encoding 5-(carboxyamino)imidazole ribonucleotide mutase, translated as MSPVVGIVMGSDSDWPVMEAAAQALDEFEIEYEVDVVSAHRMPREMIAYGEQAAERGLKAIIAGAGGAAHLPGMLASVTPLPVIGVPVPLKYLDGMDSLLSIVQMPAGVPVATVSVAGARNAGLLAARMLAAHDEELLGRMREFQQELNDQATEKGKRLRSKVEGAGNGFGFGK; from the coding sequence ATGAGCCCAGTTGTAGGCATCGTCATGGGGTCCGACTCCGACTGGCCCGTCATGGAAGCCGCCGCGCAGGCCCTCGACGAGTTCGAGATCGAGTACGAGGTCGACGTCGTCTCCGCGCACCGCATGCCGCGCGAGATGATCGCGTACGGCGAGCAGGCCGCCGAGCGCGGGCTCAAGGCGATCATCGCCGGCGCGGGCGGCGCCGCCCACCTGCCCGGCATGCTCGCCTCGGTCACCCCGCTGCCCGTCATCGGCGTGCCGGTCCCGCTGAAGTACCTCGACGGCATGGACAGCCTGCTGTCGATCGTGCAGATGCCGGCCGGTGTCCCGGTCGCGACCGTCTCGGTCGCCGGCGCGCGCAACGCGGGCCTGCTGGCGGCCCGCATGCTCGCCGCGCACGACGAGGAACTCCTCGGCCGGATGCGGGAGTTCCAGCAGGAACTGAACGACCAGGCCACCGAGAAGGGCAAGCGGCTGCGCTCCAAGGTCGAGGGCGCGGGCAACGGCTTCGGCTTCGGGAAGTGA
- a CDS encoding 5-(carboxyamino)imidazole ribonucleotide synthase — protein MTFPVVGMVGGGQLARMTHEAGIPLGIKFKLLSDTPQDSAAQVVSDVVIGDYRDLDTLRDFARGCDVITFDHEHVPTEHLRALEADGIPVRPGPDALVHAQDKGVMRAKLDAIGVPCPRHRIVSDVDDAAAFAAEGLAAGDEGDGFPVILKTVRGGYDGKGVWFIRSAEDPALAEPFRAGVPVLAEEKVDFVRELAANVVRSPHGQAVAYPVVESQQVDGVCDTVIAPAPGIAEGLALQAEELALRIAKELGVVGHLAVELFETADGRILVNELAMRPHNSGHWTQDGAITSQFANHVRAVLDLPLGDPRPRAKWTVMANVLGGDYPDMYSAYLHCMARDPQLKIHMYGKDVKPGRKVGHVNTYGDDLQDVLERARHAAGYLRGTITE, from the coding sequence GTGACGTTCCCGGTAGTCGGCATGGTCGGCGGGGGGCAGCTCGCTCGTATGACACACGAGGCGGGCATCCCGCTCGGCATCAAGTTCAAGCTCCTCAGTGACACCCCTCAGGATTCCGCGGCGCAGGTCGTCAGCGATGTCGTCATCGGCGACTATCGCGACCTCGACACGCTGCGTGACTTCGCGCGGGGCTGCGACGTGATCACCTTCGATCACGAACACGTACCCACCGAGCACCTGCGCGCCCTGGAGGCGGACGGTATCCCCGTCCGCCCTGGGCCCGACGCGCTCGTGCACGCCCAGGACAAGGGCGTGATGCGCGCGAAGCTCGACGCCATCGGCGTGCCGTGCCCACGGCACCGCATCGTGAGCGACGTCGACGACGCCGCCGCGTTCGCGGCGGAAGGCCTCGCCGCAGGCGACGAGGGCGACGGCTTCCCGGTCATCCTGAAGACCGTCCGCGGCGGCTACGACGGCAAGGGCGTGTGGTTCATCCGCTCCGCGGAGGACCCGGCTCTGGCCGAGCCCTTCCGCGCCGGCGTCCCCGTCCTCGCCGAGGAGAAGGTCGACTTCGTACGGGAACTCGCGGCGAACGTCGTCCGCTCCCCGCACGGCCAGGCGGTCGCGTACCCCGTCGTCGAGTCCCAGCAGGTCGACGGCGTCTGCGACACGGTGATCGCCCCGGCGCCCGGCATAGCCGAGGGGCTGGCCCTCCAGGCCGAGGAACTCGCCCTGCGCATCGCCAAGGAACTCGGCGTGGTCGGCCACCTGGCCGTCGAGCTCTTCGAGACGGCGGACGGCCGCATCCTCGTCAACGAACTGGCCATGCGCCCGCACAACTCGGGCCACTGGACCCAGGACGGCGCGATCACCTCCCAGTTCGCCAACCACGTCCGTGCGGTCCTCGACCTCCCCCTCGGCGACCCGCGCCCGCGCGCCAAGTGGACGGTCATGGCGAACGTCCTCGGCGGCGACTACCCGGACATGTACTCCGCGTACCTGCACTGCATGGCCCGTGACCCCCAGCTGAAGATCCACATGTACGGCAAGGACGTGAAGCCCGGCCGCAAGGTCGGTCACGTCAACACCTACGGCGACGACCTTCAAGACGTCCTTGAGCGTGCCCGCCACGCAGCCGGTTACCTGAGAGGCACGATCACCGAATGA
- a CDS encoding GtrA family protein yields the protein MGSASSGSRARPRSAVRRRFDQLFREVAKFGAVGGAGLLVNLLVFNLVRHVTGLQVVRASVIATVVAIVFNYIGFRYFTYRDRDKGGRTKELTLFLLFSVVGLVIENGVLYAATYGFGWDTPLQSNVFKFLGIGIATLFRFWSYRTWVFRALPAREAVASAESFLDARTEPRPRAKVN from the coding sequence ATGGGCAGTGCTTCCTCGGGGTCTCGTGCGAGGCCTCGCAGCGCGGTTCGCCGCCGGTTCGACCAGCTCTTCCGGGAGGTCGCCAAGTTCGGGGCGGTCGGCGGGGCGGGGCTGCTCGTCAACCTGCTCGTGTTCAACCTGGTACGCCATGTCACCGGGCTGCAGGTCGTGCGGGCCAGTGTCATCGCCACGGTCGTCGCGATCGTCTTCAACTACATCGGGTTCCGCTACTTCACCTACCGGGACCGCGACAAGGGTGGCCGCACCAAGGAGCTGACGCTCTTCCTGCTGTTCAGCGTGGTGGGGCTGGTCATCGAGAACGGCGTGCTGTACGCGGCGACGTACGGGTTCGGCTGGGACACCCCGCTGCAGAGCAACGTCTTCAAGTTCCTCGGCATCGGGATCGCGACGCTGTTCCGGTTCTGGTCGTACCGCACGTGGGTGTTCCGGGCGCTGCCGGCACGGGAGGCTGTGGCCAGTGCGGAATCGTTCCTTGACGCGCGGACGGAGCCTCGGCCCCGGGCCAAGGTGAACTGA
- a CDS encoding ATP-binding protein, with product MRRRLIQSTLAVVLVVIAVFGVSLVIVETRTISNSAQERVDSEALRLASIVDSRILGDENITAEVFKNQVTDERYAVIRIPGRPPIEIGTEPAGDVIHSTAKGEEGETVTVEEPRSSVTREVGRTLLIIGAVALLAIVAAVLLAVRQANRLASPLTDLAETAERLGSGDPRPRHKRYGVPELDRVADVLDGSAERIARMLTAERRLAADASHQLRTPLTALSMRLEEITLTDDPDTVKEEATIALTQVERLTDVVERLLTNARDPRTGSAVSFDLDEVIKQQLEEWRPAYRSAGRAIVSSGKRHLRAVGTPGAVAQVLAALIENSLMHGGGTVALRTRVTGNQAVVEVTDEGPGVPTDLGARIFERTISGRNSTGIGLAVARDLAEADGGRLEMLQAQPPVFGLFLSRTPLKRPPAPEEDEPTVR from the coding sequence GTGCGTCGCCGTCTCATCCAGTCCACGCTCGCCGTCGTGCTCGTGGTGATCGCCGTCTTCGGCGTATCGCTCGTCATCGTCGAGACCCGCACGATCAGCAACAGCGCCCAGGAGCGCGTGGACTCCGAGGCCCTGCGCCTTGCCAGCATCGTGGACAGCCGCATCCTCGGCGACGAGAACATCACCGCGGAGGTCTTCAAGAACCAGGTCACGGACGAGCGCTACGCCGTGATCAGGATCCCCGGCCGACCGCCCATCGAGATCGGCACCGAGCCCGCCGGCGACGTCATCCACTCCACCGCCAAGGGCGAGGAGGGCGAGACGGTCACGGTCGAGGAGCCGCGCTCGTCGGTGACCCGCGAAGTCGGCCGTACGCTCCTGATCATCGGCGCCGTCGCGCTGCTCGCGATCGTCGCCGCCGTGCTCCTCGCCGTACGCCAGGCCAACCGCCTGGCCTCCCCGCTCACCGACCTCGCGGAAACCGCAGAACGCCTCGGTTCGGGCGACCCGCGCCCCCGCCACAAGCGATACGGCGTCCCCGAGCTGGACCGCGTCGCCGACGTCCTGGACGGCAGCGCGGAGCGCATCGCGCGGATGCTCACCGCCGAGCGCCGGCTCGCCGCCGACGCCTCCCACCAGCTCCGTACGCCCCTCACGGCGCTCTCCATGCGTCTGGAGGAGATCACGCTCACCGACGACCCGGACACGGTGAAGGAGGAGGCGACGATCGCGTTGACGCAGGTCGAGCGCCTCACGGACGTCGTCGAACGCCTGCTCACCAATGCCCGCGATCCGCGGACCGGCTCCGCGGTCTCCTTCGACCTCGACGAGGTCATCAAGCAGCAGTTGGAGGAGTGGCGCCCGGCCTACCGCAGCGCGGGCCGCGCCATCGTCAGCTCGGGCAAGCGGCACCTGCGGGCGGTCGGCACGCCGGGCGCGGTCGCGCAGGTCCTGGCGGCGCTGATCGAGAACTCCCTCATGCACGGCGGCGGCACCGTCGCCCTGCGCACCCGCGTGACCGGCAACCAGGCCGTTGTCGAGGTCACGGACGAGGGCCCCGGCGTCCCCACCGACCTGGGCGCCCGCATCTTCGAGCGCACGATCAGCGGCCGCAACTCCACGGGGATCGGTCTCGCCGTCGCCCGCGACCTCGCGGAGGCCGACGGGGGCCGCCTGGAGATGCTCCAGGCCCAGCCGCCGGTCTTCGGCCTGTTCCTCTCCCGCACCCCACTGAAGAGGCCCCCGGCACCGGAGGAAGACGAGCCCACGGTCAGGTGA
- a CDS encoding response regulator transcription factor: MTRVLLAEDDASISEPLARALRREGYEVEVREDGPTALDAGMQGGVDLVVLDLGLPGMDGLEVARRLRAEGHTVPILILTARADEVDTVVGLDAGADDYVTKPFRLAELLARVRALLRRGAAEPQQPPATHGVRIDVESHRAWMGDEELQLTAKEFDLLRVLVRDAGRVVTRDQLMREVWDTTWWSSTKTLDMHISWLRKKLGDDAANPRYIATVRGVGFRFEKS, translated from the coding sequence ATGACCCGTGTACTGCTCGCCGAGGACGACGCGTCCATCTCGGAGCCGCTGGCCCGCGCACTGCGCCGGGAAGGTTACGAGGTCGAGGTGCGCGAGGACGGACCCACCGCGCTCGACGCCGGAATGCAGGGCGGCGTCGACCTGGTCGTTCTGGACCTGGGCCTGCCCGGCATGGACGGCCTGGAAGTGGCCCGCCGGCTGCGCGCCGAGGGCCACACCGTCCCGATCCTCATCCTGACCGCGCGCGCCGACGAGGTGGACACCGTCGTCGGTCTCGACGCGGGCGCCGACGACTACGTCACCAAGCCGTTCCGGCTCGCCGAACTCCTCGCCCGGGTACGGGCGCTGCTGCGGCGCGGCGCCGCCGAGCCGCAGCAGCCGCCCGCCACGCACGGGGTGCGCATCGACGTCGAGTCGCACCGCGCGTGGATGGGCGACGAGGAACTCCAGCTCACGGCCAAGGAGTTCGACCTGCTGAGGGTCCTCGTCCGTGACGCCGGACGCGTCGTCACCCGTGACCAGCTCATGCGCGAGGTCTGGGACACCACGTGGTGGTCGTCCACCAAGACCCTCGACATGCACATCTCCTGGCTCCGCAAGAAGCTGGGCGACGACGCGGCGAATCCTCGATACATCGCGACGGTACGGGGTGTGGGCTTCCGCTTCGAGAAGAGCTGA